One Halorientalis litorea DNA segment encodes these proteins:
- a CDS encoding DUF7289 family protein produces the protein MRGDERGVTSPLGYLLVISMVILAVTSIVVIGSSALGDTQSQSELRRAEHSMTLFDSRAAMVALGTSDSQTLDFGTDSGQFYTQPDYGWMAIKHVDYDNAGNTQEIYNESLGAMVYENENTRMAYQGGGVWRLDRDGAATMVSPPEFHYRQATLTLPVIRLLGETAGSGAPSVTVSSRQQARLLFPNQSASYNTLQSNFTNPVENGTIYVDVHSRYYEGWAQYFRQRTAGDVRTFHNNNTARIELVSLGGSIGRFQLPSDSGAGSQDVSAVATGHPIQNFNLTLEEGGNSNGESHWSLYSVTDKDEFEIHVEMDNGGGCRPLNLQYYYHNTSTGTYQEWSTNLDHTSSSAYQCTEDGNKIDELHLNLTSTTETVEYTDITVNGAASGKYCFASSIDNNSPDEPVTVDDHGTYDDQATNPEFNAGSDLTTGDTATLNWTTNHYISKLGQDFEFQVTDSQGASATNCEGNTNNNGGSQLVDEDLSFGVLDYAEAEGAQFITYLHVTENEVEVDFD, from the coding sequence TTGAGGGGTGACGAGCGCGGGGTGACGAGCCCGCTGGGCTACCTCCTCGTTATCTCGATGGTGATACTCGCGGTCACGTCCATCGTCGTCATCGGGTCCTCCGCACTGGGAGACACACAGAGCCAGTCGGAACTCCGCCGTGCCGAACACTCGATGACGCTGTTCGACTCCCGGGCTGCGATGGTCGCGCTGGGTACCTCGGACTCACAGACCCTCGATTTCGGGACGGACAGCGGCCAGTTCTACACACAACCCGACTACGGCTGGATGGCTATCAAACACGTCGACTACGACAACGCCGGGAACACTCAAGAGATATACAACGAGTCGCTCGGGGCGATGGTCTACGAGAACGAGAACACCCGGATGGCGTATCAGGGTGGTGGCGTCTGGCGCCTCGACCGGGACGGGGCCGCGACGATGGTGTCGCCGCCGGAGTTCCACTACCGGCAGGCGACGCTGACGCTGCCGGTCATCCGCCTGCTCGGTGAGACGGCCGGGAGCGGGGCACCGTCCGTCACCGTGAGTTCCAGACAGCAGGCACGGCTCCTGTTTCCCAACCAGTCGGCCAGCTACAACACGCTCCAGTCGAACTTCACGAACCCCGTCGAGAACGGGACTATCTACGTGGACGTTCACAGTCGGTACTACGAGGGCTGGGCACAGTACTTCCGCCAGCGCACTGCCGGTGACGTGCGGACGTTCCACAACAACAACACCGCCCGCATCGAACTCGTCAGTCTCGGCGGGAGCATCGGGCGGTTCCAACTCCCCAGCGACAGCGGTGCGGGCAGCCAAGACGTCAGTGCCGTCGCGACGGGCCACCCAATTCAGAATTTCAACCTCACGCTCGAAGAGGGGGGCAACTCAAACGGTGAGAGTCACTGGTCGCTCTACAGCGTGACCGACAAAGACGAGTTCGAGATACACGTCGAGATGGACAACGGCGGTGGTTGTCGCCCGCTCAACCTCCAGTACTACTACCACAACACCTCGACCGGTACGTATCAGGAGTGGTCGACGAACCTCGACCACACGTCTAGCTCGGCCTACCAGTGTACGGAAGACGGGAACAAGATAGACGAGTTGCACCTCAACCTGACGAGTACGACTGAGACGGTAGAGTACACCGACATCACGGTGAACGGGGCGGCCTCTGGCAAGTACTGCTTCGCAAGCTCCATCGACAACAACTCGCCGGACGAACCCGTGACGGTCGACGACCACGGAACCTACGACGACCAAGCGACGAACCCAGAGTTCAACGCTGGTAGTGACCTCACGACGGGAGACACTGCGACTCTCAACTGGACGACCAACCACTACATCTCGAAGTTGGGGCAGGACTTCGAGTTCCAGGTCACGGACAGTCAGGGCGCGAGTGCCACGAACTGTGAGGGGAACACGAACAACAACGGCGGGTCACAGCTCGTCGACGAGGACCTGTCGTTCGGTGTCCTCGACTACGCCGAGGCGGAAGGCGCGCAGTTCATCACGTATCTGCACGTCACCGAAAACGAGGTCGAGGTCGACTTCGACTGA
- a CDS encoding DUF7289 family protein, which translates to MNERAVSDVIGFILIFSLVATTVAIVSIAGVSTLEDVRYDEQINNAERAFDVFADNLNDVHREGAPSRATEINLQDAQLNTVEVANINVSARSGTGTNFSVNVTSRVVRWRSVRDEGTTIDYTFGGVLRSQRNGGLFVEYPPMDFDPNQTYIPIVRTIARPPESFGGSTARIRAVRGTPNIIHRGDASVYDSGSMWVNVTTQNNETWERYLDRRPGVSCSTVPLPGERDRVECELQNRDKLFVVVHPIEIEIER; encoded by the coding sequence ATGAACGAGCGCGCGGTGAGCGACGTTATCGGGTTCATCCTCATCTTCAGCCTCGTCGCGACGACGGTTGCTATCGTCTCGATAGCCGGCGTCAGTACGCTCGAAGACGTCAGATACGACGAGCAAATCAACAACGCCGAGCGGGCCTTCGACGTCTTCGCGGACAATCTCAACGACGTCCACCGTGAAGGCGCGCCGAGTCGTGCGACCGAGATAAACCTGCAGGACGCGCAGTTGAACACAGTCGAGGTCGCAAACATCAACGTCAGTGCTCGCTCGGGAACGGGGACGAACTTCAGCGTCAACGTCACCTCACGGGTCGTGCGCTGGCGGAGTGTGCGCGACGAGGGGACGACAATCGACTACACGTTCGGCGGTGTCCTCCGGAGCCAGCGAAACGGCGGGCTCTTCGTCGAGTACCCGCCGATGGACTTCGACCCGAACCAAACTTACATCCCCATCGTACGGACCATCGCGCGGCCGCCGGAGTCGTTCGGCGGGAGTACGGCACGCATCCGGGCGGTCCGTGGGACGCCCAACATCATCCACCGCGGTGACGCGTCAGTGTACGACAGCGGGTCGATGTGGGTCAACGTCACGACACAGAACAACGAGACGTGGGAGCGGTACCTCGACCGGCGACCGGGCGTGTCCTGTTCCACGGTGCCCCTTCCCGGCGAGCGCGACAGGGTCGAGTGTGAACTCCAGAACCGCGACAAACTGTTCGTCGTGGTCCACCCGATAGAGATAGAGATAGAGCGGTGA
- a CDS encoding DUF7266 family protein: protein MTDRFESDRRGQSITLSYTLGIGIATILVTGLLIAGAGFVSDQREQAAEVELRVIGQQLASDVEATDRLVQSGDRNTAVSISRSFPQSVAGSGYTVAIVEQADPYVRLRSQQQDVTVRVEFSNRTTVDGTEITGGQVMVNYTAGGHLRLEGGERR, encoded by the coding sequence ATGACTGACCGCTTCGAGTCCGACAGGCGCGGGCAGTCGATTACTCTCAGCTACACGCTCGGTATCGGCATCGCGACGATTCTCGTCACGGGGTTGCTCATCGCAGGTGCCGGGTTCGTCAGCGACCAGCGCGAGCAAGCCGCGGAGGTCGAACTTCGCGTCATCGGGCAGCAACTGGCCTCGGACGTGGAAGCGACCGACAGACTCGTGCAGTCGGGCGACCGGAACACGGCCGTCTCGATTAGCCGCTCGTTCCCCCAATCCGTCGCCGGGTCGGGCTACACCGTCGCCATCGTCGAGCAAGCCGACCCGTACGTCCGTCTCAGGTCCCAGCAACAGGACGTCACGGTTCGAGTCGAGTTCAGCAACCGGACCACCGTGGACGGTACCGAGATTACCGGTGGACAGGTGATGGTGAACTACACGGCCGGTGGCCACCTCCGTCTCGAAGGGGGTGAGCGTCGATGA
- a CDS encoding DUF7261 family protein yields the protein MANLSDRTRRGQILLVTGFALAVAFIGLALVLNSVIFTENLATRSESTTTSDAIAHANVVETATEKLVTYVNTYNTTNSSSYDAVDRNLTRGFENVSSVATEHQLFDGQVVNDTLRRYDEGTLVQQTNESRNFTSDDHANNWVLAQNPDGARELQVNVGNVDTSLLPIASPEFSVVATNGTDTWQLNVTDTGDVEVIENGVTIGSCGYSTTPFWVNVSAGTVDDSDCPYVDVFRERGLSGADTLEFRNAKIITDGTYSTIVNESFSGVEDDNPWVADQPYIQPAVYAADVSVAYNNQVISYATELRVAPGESDD from the coding sequence ATGGCGAATCTGAGCGACCGGACCCGCCGAGGGCAGATACTGCTGGTCACGGGGTTCGCACTCGCCGTCGCGTTCATCGGCCTCGCGCTGGTGCTCAACTCCGTCATCTTCACCGAGAACCTCGCTACCCGGAGCGAAAGCACGACCACCTCCGACGCCATCGCACACGCGAACGTCGTCGAGACGGCCACCGAGAAGTTGGTCACGTACGTCAACACGTACAACACGACGAACTCGTCGTCGTACGACGCCGTCGACCGGAACCTCACCAGAGGGTTCGAGAACGTCTCGTCGGTGGCGACGGAACACCAACTGTTCGACGGGCAGGTTGTCAACGACACGCTCCGCCGGTACGACGAGGGGACGCTGGTACAGCAGACGAACGAGAGTCGCAACTTCACGAGTGACGACCACGCGAACAACTGGGTGCTAGCCCAGAATCCGGACGGCGCGCGTGAGTTGCAGGTGAACGTCGGGAACGTCGATACGAGCCTCCTTCCCATCGCTAGCCCGGAGTTCAGCGTCGTCGCCACGAACGGCACCGACACGTGGCAGTTGAACGTGACCGACACCGGCGACGTCGAGGTCATCGAGAACGGCGTGACCATCGGGTCCTGCGGATACTCTACCACACCGTTCTGGGTGAACGTCTCGGCGGGAACAGTCGACGACAGTGACTGTCCATACGTCGACGTGTTCCGTGAGAGAGGGCTTTCTGGAGCGGACACCCTCGAATTCAGGAACGCGAAGATAATCACGGACGGGACGTACAGCACCATCGTCAACGAGAGTTTCTCGGGCGTGGAAGACGACAACCCGTGGGTCGCCGACCAGCCTTACATCCAACCGGCCGTCTACGCCGCCGACGTGAGCGTGGCGTACAACAATCAGGTGATATCGTACGCGACGGAGCTACGGGTTGCTCCGGGTGAGAGCGATGACTGA
- a CDS encoding DUF7288 family protein — MDRGQVHTLESIIAGLLLLTSVLFALQMTAVTPLSASTSSQHVENQQQASVEGVLAGAAQAGDLKRAVLFWNASDDRFYNSSGEDFYTSRAPPNAFGDRLERAFGERGIAYNVYLTYYTPTDARRTTEMVYRGQPSDNAVRSAKTVILTDDDRLYDHTGARTSTPLAGNFYAPDYAPDTPTYNVVRVEVVVWRI, encoded by the coding sequence ATGGACCGAGGACAAGTACACACGCTCGAATCCATCATCGCCGGGTTGCTGTTGCTGACGAGCGTCCTGTTCGCACTCCAGATGACCGCCGTCACGCCGCTGTCGGCGAGCACGTCGAGCCAGCACGTCGAGAACCAACAGCAGGCGAGCGTCGAGGGCGTCCTCGCGGGTGCGGCACAGGCCGGCGATTTGAAGCGTGCCGTCCTGTTCTGGAACGCGTCTGACGACCGGTTTTACAACTCGAGCGGCGAGGACTTCTACACGAGTCGGGCACCCCCGAACGCGTTCGGTGACCGCCTCGAACGGGCCTTCGGCGAGCGCGGTATCGCGTACAACGTCTATCTCACGTACTACACCCCGACAGACGCCCGGCGGACCACGGAGATGGTGTACCGCGGGCAGCCGAGCGACAACGCCGTCCGGTCGGCCAAGACGGTCATCCTGACCGACGACGATAGGCTCTACGACCACACCGGTGCCCGGACGTCGACACCACTGGCGGGGAACTTCTACGCACCGGACTACGCGCCGGACACGCCGACGTACAACGTCGTCCGAGTCGAGGTGGTCGTATGGCGAATCTGA
- a CDS encoding DUF7287 family protein — translation MSDRRVVGSSARTGRRTRAQTTLDFAVGVSIFLLALTSVLLFIPGTISPFVEGGQEEIVTANRVADSLSEGLLGDPKTPHVVNTTCTVKFFEDTSPGYCGFTGNNLTERIGVRNTQLANVSIESNLTNDADGGNVLCWDEDSSPPEFVEKDSGDCDSSETRTAIGPAPPQRSGTTVTARRVVELNDTDATLVVEMW, via the coding sequence ATGTCCGACCGGCGAGTCGTCGGGTCGAGCGCGCGGACTGGTCGTCGAACACGGGCACAGACAACGCTCGATTTCGCCGTCGGAGTGAGTATCTTCCTGCTCGCGCTGACGTCCGTCCTGCTGTTCATCCCGGGTACGATCTCCCCGTTCGTCGAAGGCGGACAGGAGGAGATAGTCACCGCAAATCGCGTTGCGGACAGTCTCTCGGAAGGACTGCTCGGTGACCCGAAGACACCCCACGTCGTCAACACGACGTGTACCGTGAAGTTCTTCGAGGACACGAGCCCGGGGTACTGTGGGTTCACCGGCAACAACCTGACGGAGCGAATCGGCGTCAGGAACACGCAGTTGGCGAACGTGAGCATCGAGTCGAACCTGACGAACGACGCCGACGGGGGCAACGTCCTCTGTTGGGACGAGGACAGTTCACCGCCCGAGTTCGTCGAGAAGGACAGCGGCGATTGTGACAGTTCCGAAACCCGGACGGCCATCGGCCCCGCGCCACCGCAACGTTCCGGGACGACGGTCACCGCACGGAGAGTCGTCGAATTGAACGACACCGACGCGACGCTCGTTGTTGAAATGTGGTAA
- a CDS encoding vWA domain-containing protein, whose product MADYGSAAGDERGVSEVLGFALLIGMVSIGALLVVVYGSASIEQVQDQTDKRTVEIALQEVDSQLTSLSNQADVTQVEFEMANLNPGRVDIIRAGHVNITVNQNKTCSLGASYPSRDGVPLTSIRYETQDETVIAYEAGGVFRQERSNRSSTVTSPDADVQNGVIQLQLLNLTGEIDESRNTAFLNVSSSSRETDRLNDQLFQGECVRPDNVTLQVQSTFFRAWGDYFEEQTDRPVQTYENNQTVQVFFGQQDLPEATNDELNRVVNLSASASYMNEVNVTAENISISKNATTSYRVSTRPIGNGSTSIANKTTFKTADLGNSNPTDVVYVLDTSGSMSGTKITDAKQAAIDSLSVLNTTDRAGVVEYNSRADMLTSGGQFLTNTLRGPNSVESTINGLSAGGGTCINCGIRKALDMYATSSNQTRNKTIILLSDGRNDVSWESTPNMNSRTRDMARRAAAQNVTIYAAGFGTQADVNECLLGGRGVSCSQPGITNITGGEYNFSSSPDELRQFFRDSATNIVEQERITNVPLTVNATRNNAVQPPFIAGNDEDIARIRNGGRAFPNVNDPTAPSQFQQTFIVRNGDSVELNATYTACEEYETVPLTAGGTPVARCANVSNADLIGPDHIGVYRDGYDAEQGPRPLLTDNSPSWDDTMYEKLESENLLDSNNHTQLESNQVLVVFNFSVESGHDWDWNRMPVLYEVGLSEGEARPPVGYLQIRDVRIEDES is encoded by the coding sequence ATGGCCGATTACGGGTCCGCGGCGGGCGACGAACGGGGGGTATCGGAGGTACTGGGGTTCGCACTACTCATCGGGATGGTGTCGATAGGCGCGCTGTTGGTGGTCGTCTACGGCTCCGCGTCCATCGAACAGGTCCAAGACCAGACGGACAAGCGGACCGTCGAAATCGCGCTTCAGGAAGTGGACTCACAGCTCACCTCGCTCTCGAATCAAGCGGACGTGACCCAAGTCGAGTTCGAGATGGCGAACCTGAATCCGGGACGGGTCGACATCATACGGGCCGGGCACGTGAACATCACGGTCAATCAAAACAAGACGTGTAGCCTCGGGGCGAGCTATCCGAGTCGAGACGGCGTGCCACTGACGTCGATTCGGTACGAGACACAGGACGAGACGGTCATCGCCTACGAGGCCGGCGGCGTGTTCAGACAGGAACGCTCGAACCGGAGTTCGACTGTCACGTCCCCGGATGCGGACGTTCAGAACGGTGTCATACAGTTACAGTTGCTCAACCTGACCGGCGAAATCGACGAGTCCCGGAACACGGCGTTCCTCAACGTGTCCTCGTCCAGTCGAGAGACCGACCGACTCAACGACCAACTGTTCCAGGGAGAGTGCGTGCGCCCGGACAACGTGACCCTGCAGGTACAGAGTACGTTCTTCAGGGCCTGGGGTGACTACTTCGAGGAACAGACGGACCGGCCGGTGCAGACCTACGAGAACAACCAGACGGTTCAGGTGTTCTTCGGACAGCAGGACCTCCCGGAGGCGACCAACGACGAACTCAACCGCGTCGTCAATCTCTCCGCGAGCGCGTCGTACATGAACGAGGTGAACGTCACGGCGGAGAACATCTCCATCTCGAAGAACGCGACGACGTCATACCGCGTCTCGACGCGCCCCATCGGGAACGGGTCGACCAGTATCGCCAACAAGACGACGTTCAAAACAGCCGACCTCGGGAACTCGAACCCCACCGATGTCGTGTACGTCCTCGACACGTCCGGGTCGATGTCCGGGACGAAAATAACCGACGCGAAGCAAGCGGCCATCGACTCGCTGTCCGTTCTGAACACCACCGACCGTGCTGGCGTCGTCGAATACAACAGCAGGGCAGACATGCTCACCTCGGGTGGACAGTTCCTGACGAATACCCTTCGTGGCCCCAACAGCGTCGAGAGTACCATCAACGGACTCTCGGCGGGCGGTGGCACGTGTATCAACTGTGGGATTCGGAAGGCACTGGACATGTACGCGACGAGTAGCAACCAGACGCGGAACAAGACCATTATCCTCCTCAGTGACGGCCGTAACGACGTCTCGTGGGAATCGACGCCCAACATGAACAGTAGAACGCGGGACATGGCACGCCGAGCGGCCGCCCAAAACGTCACTATCTACGCTGCCGGGTTCGGTACACAAGCCGACGTTAACGAGTGCCTATTGGGTGGTCGCGGAGTTAGCTGTTCCCAACCGGGGATTACCAACATCACCGGCGGCGAGTACAACTTCTCCAGTAGCCCCGACGAACTTCGCCAGTTCTTCAGGGATTCTGCCACGAACATCGTCGAGCAGGAGCGGATTACGAACGTCCCGCTGACGGTGAACGCCACTCGGAACAACGCCGTCCAGCCACCCTTTATCGCGGGTAACGACGAGGACATCGCCCGCATTCGGAACGGTGGCCGCGCGTTCCCGAACGTCAACGACCCGACCGCACCGTCGCAGTTCCAACAGACGTTCATCGTTCGGAACGGTGACAGCGTGGAACTGAACGCGACGTATACGGCCTGTGAGGAGTACGAGACGGTCCCGTTGACGGCTGGCGGCACGCCGGTCGCACGGTGTGCCAACGTCAGCAACGCCGACCTCATCGGCCCGGACCACATCGGCGTCTATCGTGACGGCTACGACGCAGAACAGGGGCCGCGCCCGCTCCTGACGGACAACTCGCCATCGTGGGACGACACGATGTACGAGAAACTCGAATCCGAGAACCTCCTCGACAGCAACAACCACACCCAGTTAGAGAGCAATCAGGTGCTGGTCGTGTTCAACTTTAGCGTCGAGAGTGGGCACGACTGGGACTGGAATCGGATGCCGGTCCTCTACGAGGTGGGCCTCTCGGAGGGCGAAGCACGGCCACCCGTGGGGTACCTCCAAATCCGGGACGTGCGGATAGAAGACGAATCCTGA
- a CDS encoding DUF7289 family protein, whose protein sequence is MTGRKKHSGSEPESDRAVSDLVGFVLAFAVIITSVALVSTFGFGALEDAREAELATNTERSFVLLGQNFKELETGTAERRTSEIELRSGSLRLVDGPNMTFEIHRSSGPNFNTSVEIRRLQYRISGEHIGYESGATFRGAIGSNSSIMQVEPGFTCGDGHAVVSVVRLTGNTERIVSGGVARISGRQHNSSLLYPENRTGATANTAANGTQLNVTINSTFDGGWGRYFTRDENGWEESSVEDDTYVCDVGESGVVYIRRAVLGIEIER, encoded by the coding sequence CAGCGAACCGGAGTCCGACCGGGCGGTCAGTGACCTCGTCGGGTTCGTGCTGGCGTTCGCCGTCATCATCACGTCCGTCGCACTCGTCTCGACGTTCGGGTTCGGCGCGCTCGAAGACGCCCGGGAGGCCGAACTCGCCACGAACACGGAGCGGTCGTTCGTCCTGCTCGGACAGAACTTCAAGGAGTTGGAAACCGGCACCGCCGAGCGGCGGACCAGCGAAATCGAACTCCGGAGTGGGAGTCTGCGACTCGTAGACGGACCGAACATGACGTTCGAAATACACCGGTCCTCTGGACCGAACTTCAACACGAGCGTGGAGATACGCCGCCTGCAGTACCGGATTAGCGGCGAGCACATCGGGTACGAGAGCGGTGCGACGTTCCGGGGTGCCATCGGCAGCAACAGCAGCATCATGCAAGTCGAACCGGGCTTCACTTGTGGTGACGGCCACGCCGTCGTCTCGGTAGTCCGGTTGACCGGTAACACGGAGCGAATCGTCAGCGGTGGCGTCGCCCGAATCTCCGGACGGCAGCACAACTCCAGTCTGCTCTACCCAGAGAACCGAACCGGGGCCACCGCCAACACGGCCGCGAACGGGACGCAACTGAACGTGACTATCAACTCGACGTTCGATGGAGGGTGGGGCCGGTACTTCACCCGTGACGAGAACGGGTGGGAGGAGTCGAGTGTCGAGGACGACACGTACGTCTGCGATGTCGGTGAGAGCGGTGTCGTCTACATCAGACGTGCCGTACTCGGCATCGAAATCGAACGGTAA